Proteins from a genomic interval of Anolis sagrei isolate rAnoSag1 chromosome 1, rAnoSag1.mat, whole genome shotgun sequence:
- the COA8 gene encoding cytochrome c oxidase assembly factor 8, translating to MAASKVGGNRVFLKSFRSCVALAPLPGGFASSSSPGGFSGTGGPGKSGGPPPSESRTSDFCPPSHSCNDWIGPPDRCSNLRPVIFYIPKHESPLERRLRELRQETQIWNQRFWASQNISFRKEKEEFIYSRLKAKGLQLRDEKGQKATLGVEEMAEFYRIFLSKNFKKHICYNRDWYKRNFTITFLMGRVAFVKAWKRLWLKKD from the exons ATGGCGGCTTCCAAGGTGGGAGGGAATCGCGTTTTCCTCAAAAGCTTCCGAAGTTGCGTGGCGCTGGCCCCGTTGCCCGGCGGCTTTGCCTCCTCTTCGTCTCCTGGGGGCTTCTCGGGCACCGGAGGGCCGGGGAAAAGTGGCGGACCCCCTCCCTCAGAAAGCCGG acttCAGATTTTTGCCCTCCTTCACATTCTTGCAATGATTGGATTGGTCCTCCTGATCGATGTTCAAACCTCCGACCAGTAATATTTTATATTCCTAAGCATGAATCCCCTTTGGAACGAAGACTAAGAGAGCTTAGACAAGAAACTCAGATTTGGAATCAACGGTTCTGGGCAAGCCAGAATATATCATTTAGAAAG GAAAAAGAAGAATTTATTTACTCCAGGTTGAAAGCCAAAGGTCTACAGCTCAGAGATGAAAAAG gcCAAAAAGCTACCTTGGGTGTTGAAGAAATGGCAGAATTTTACAGAATTTTTCTgagtaaaaactttaaaaaacatatatgCTACAACAG GGATTGGTACAAACGGAATTTTACCATCACGTTTCTGATGGGACGAGTGGCATTTGTGAAAGCTTGGAAGAGGCTTTGGCTGAAAAAAGACTAA
- the BAG5 gene encoding BAG family molecular chaperone regulator 5: MDMGNQHPAIKRLQEIQKEVKELEPQVATFSGLSSDRAYKKLERALTKQLFEIDSVDAEGRGDVQQARKRAAQETERLLKELEQIANHPQRLEIEAIFYEAQMLVEQEIAAFHKGGNCVTEEFEEGIQDIIFRLTQVKTGGKIALRKARYRTLTKVCAVQEILDTCTKQQPSLPLSSDAHPSVAKINSVMVEVNKAKGTLIGVLMGVNNNETCRHLSCVLTGLIADLDALDVCGRPEIRNYRKEVVEEINRLQKYLDLDEEADSTYAYDLAQNRCIIKIEEIRKKMKEIHASLLKGERASDLYLRSKTELQGLIAQLDEVSPGKNPCIREARRRAVIEVQTLITYIDLKEALVKRQAFVEQTEAEPPAHKAVWHILGNVAQIQQEVLSFDGNRTDKNYMRLEELLTKQLLSLDAIDPQGDERPKVARKQAVKLAQNILYYLDMKTDEWEY; this comes from the coding sequence ATGGATATGGGTAATCAACATCCTGCCATCAAAAGGCTGCAAGAAATACAGAAAGAAGTGAAAGAATTGGAACCACAAGTAGCAACCTTCAGTGGTCTGTCCAGCGACAGAGCATATAAGAAACTAGAGAGAGCTTTGACTAAGCAGCTTTTTGAAATAGATTCTGTAGATGCTGAAGGCAGGGGTGATGTTCAACAAGCCAGAAAGAGGGCTGCCCAGGAAACTGAGAGACTGCTTAAAGAACTGGAGCAGATTGCCAACCACCCCCAAAGACTGGAGATAGAGGCTATATTTTACGAAGCTCAAATGTTAGTGGAGCAAGAAATTGCAGCTTTTCACAAAGGAGGCAACTGTGTGACCGAGGAATTTGAAGAAGGTATTCAGGATATCATTTTTAGACTCACTCAGGTGAAAACGGGAGGGAAAATCGCTTTGCGGAAAGCCAGGTATCGCACTTTGACCAAAGTATGTGCCGTTCAGGAGATCTTGGACACTTGTACAAAACAGCAGCCCTCCCTGCCATTGTCCAGCGATGCACATCCTTCTGTTGCCAAGATTAATTCTGTCATGGTTGAAGTGAACAAAGCAAAAGGGACCCTGATTGGTGTTTTGATGGGAGTAAATAACAACGAGACCTGCAGACATTTATCTTGTGTGCTCACAGGCTTGATTGCTGATCTGGATGCCTTAGATGTCTGTGGCCGACCAGAAATAAGAAACTATCGTAAGGAAGTTGTGGAAGAGATTAACAGGTTGCAGAAATATTTGGACCTGGACGAAGAAGCTGATAGCACTTACGCTTATGATTTGGCACAAAACAGGTGCATTATAAAAATAGAAGAAATCCGCAAGAAGATGAAAGAGATTCATGCTTCCCTTTTAAAGGGCGAGAGAGCTTCAGATTTGTACCTGAGGTCAAAGACAGAGCTACAGGGGTTAATTGCTCAGTTGGATGAAGTGAGTCCTGGCAAAAATCCATGCATCCGAGAAGCCAGAAGGCGAGCAGTGATAGAAGTACAAACCCTCATTACGTATATTGACTTAAAGGAGGCACTTGTCAAACGGCAAGCTTTTGTGGAACAAACAGAGGCTGAGCCACCAGCACACAAAGCTGTTTGGCATATTCTTGGAAACGTGGCCCAAATCCAGCAAGAGGTGCTGTCATTCGATGGGAACAGAACTGATAAGAACTACATGAGACTGGAGGAACTTCTTACAAAACAGCTTCTATCGCTGGATGCTATAGACCCTCAAGGAGACGAGCGCCCCAAAGTAGCCAGGAAACAGGCAGTGAAGCTTGCACAGAATATTCTTTACTACTTGGACATGAAAACAGATGAATGGGAGTACTAA